The window CCATTCCCGCCTCCAGCTCCAGCCGCACGCGCAGCGACTCACCCTCGCGAGCCACCCGCGCCACCCGGGGCTGCTCCAGCAGCAGCCGCTCCGCGCGAGCCCACAGCGCATCGCCCTCCGCGCCCGCGGCCAGCCGCACCGTGAGCTCGGGGGCCATGGCCGGGCCGGTGCCCTGCTGGAGCAGGTCCGCCACCTTGCCCGTGGCCAGCAGGCGGCCCTGCTCGATGATGGCGCACGTGTCGCAGATCTCCGCCAGCTCCGTGAGGATGTGGCTGGAGATGATGACGGCCTTGCCCTGGTCCGCCAGGGCGCGCAGCAGCTCGCGCAGCTCGATTCGCGCGCGAGGGTCCAGCCCGTCCGCCGGCTCGTCCAGCAGCAACAACTGGGGGTCGTGCAGCAGCGTGCGCCCCAGGGCCACGCGCTGGCGCATGCCCTTGGACAGCGCCGTGGTGAGCTTCTGCGCCAGCGGGGTGAGGCCGGTGAAGGCCATCACGGACTCCACGCGCTGCCGGCGCTGGGGGCCCTTCAGGCCATAGGCGCGCGCGAAGAAGTCGAGGAACTCGAAGACGGTGACGTCGTCGTAGGTGCCGTACCGGTCCGGCATGTAGCCGATGAGCGGCCGGGCCCGGTCCGGAGTGTCCACCAGCGAGTGCCCGTCCAGCAGCACCTCGCCGGAGGTGGGCACGTCCAGCGTGGCGAGGATGCGCAGCGTGGTGCTCTTGCCCGCGCCGTTGGGGCCGATGAAGCCCAGGATGCTGCCGGCCTCCAGGCTGAAGGACACCTCGTCCACCGCGCGCAGCGCACCGAAGTCGCGCCGCAGCCCCTTCACCTCGAGCAGGCTCATGGCCGCACCTCCTCCACCTGGCCTCGCACCAGGTGGACTGCCGCCTCCAGCTCCACGGGGATGATGGAGGTGGGCACGGGGCCCGGACCGCCGAGCCGCACGGCGAAGCCGCCCTCGGGCAGGTCCGCGTGGAAGGCCGTGTTCCCGTCCACCAGCCGCTCGTGCAGCTGCGGGCCCATGTGCTGGATGAGCGCGGTCATCGGATGAATCATCTCCGCGTCCTGCTCCGGCGGGCCCAGCTCGGCCTCGGCGCCGTCCTCCAGCGCGGGCAGCTTGTAGTGCGCGCCACTTCGCTTCACGTAGCCCTCCTCCACCCGCGCGCCCAGCGCGTTCTGCACCCGCAGCGCCTTGCCGTCGGTCCGCAGCACCAGCCGCGCGCGCGAGGGCAGCACGGCCACCTCGCCCCACTCGCGGTAGGTGCGCGGTGGCAGGAAGCCGCCCGTCACCGTGAGGCCGTTCGTCCAGTCCAGGTCCGCCAGCGACTCGTCCGCGTTGTCCGGGGCGAGCAGCGCGCTGGAGGCGGGCAGCTTCACCGGCTCCGGCGACAGGTTGGCGTACCAGGCCGCCACGCCGAGCGTCACCGCGCGCGAGCGCTCGCCGTCCAGCCACGTGAGGCTGTAGCGCGCGGAGTGGACGGCGAAGCCATCCACCAGCACCGACCAGGCGATGAGGGCCAGG of the Pyxidicoccus xibeiensis genome contains:
- a CDS encoding ABC transporter ATP-binding protein, with the translated sequence MSLLEVKGLRRDFGALRAVDEVSFSLEAGSILGFIGPNGAGKSTTLRILATLDVPTSGEVLLDGHSLVDTPDRARPLIGYMPDRYGTYDDVTVFEFLDFFARAYGLKGPQRRQRVESVMAFTGLTPLAQKLTTALSKGMRQRVALGRTLLHDPQLLLLDEPADGLDPRARIELRELLRALADQGKAVIISSHILTELAEICDTCAIIEQGRLLATGKVADLLQQGTGPAMAPELTVRLAAGAEGDALWARAERLLLEQPRVARVAREGESLRVRLELEAGMGPAQVDAAAAVLLAALVSAGLPVCAFSARERNLEDAFMTVTKGRVA